TTAACTTAGATGATAATTCAGACATCGCACATAAACTTTTCAGTATCTTAAATTTTATTGCTGAAGAATTAATTACAAAACCTAAAGAGTTAGATGAATTATATTCTGGTTTAATTCCTGAAGAGACTCAGGAGCATATCAAACAGCGAGACAAGTCCACAGCAACATAACAAAGCACTAAAGTAGGACGCAAAAAGCATGGCTTGCGTTCGTACCTCACTAATTATAGCCATGCATTTTGCGCCTCTTAGTGGAGCGTTAACCGCTAGGACTTAGCATTAGGGAAGTTTTATATGAATACAGACTATTTAGGTAATGGCGGCTTTGGTGTGGTGGATAGAGTTCAGTTGACAAATGGACAATTTGTGGCCAGAAAAACTCTTCAATTAACAGGTGATCAAAACCAACAAAACGATTTAAGAAGGCGCTTCAAAAGAGAGGTTGAGTATCAAAGTGGCTTTAACCATCCAAATATAGTGAGGATTATAAATTCTGATTTAGACGGGCATCCACCTTCGTTTATGATGCCACTTGCAACATGCCATCTAGGGAATGAAGGTAATGTAGGACTAACTTTTGACTTTGATACAAAAGTACAAGCGTTTTTACAGGTGCTTGATGGCCTAGAGGTATTACATAACCAAGGTCATGCACACCGCGATATTAAGCCAGGTAATATTTTAAGATTTGATAATCAGGATGGCTCCTACCAATATGCGATATCTGACTTTGGGCTAATTTCACCATCAGACAGAAGTAGTACTACTAATATAACTTCTACGTTTGGGGCTATTGGTACAGAAGTCTATATGCCAAGAGAATGCTATTTGAATGGCTTTAGTGTGGCTAACGCTCAATCAGATATCTACTCGTTAGGTGTGCTGCTTCTATTCTTGTTTAAAGAGAATAATGAGACGCTTGGAGTACCTTATGATGAAAGAGAATCGTCAAGTGCATTTGGAGATATTATATCTAAATGCACAAAAAGAGAGCCTGAGAATAGATATGAGTCAATTGCACAACTCAGAGCTGCGTTTATTGATGTAGTGAGGGGGATTTAATATGGAACATCCTATTGAACTAGTGGAGGCAGTCGCATTCTCGCACCCTAAGAACTCTATGAAGGAGAATGAAGATGCCATTTTACCCGCAGTTATAACAAAAAATGCAATATTTATCGCTCTGGCTGATGGTGTTGGTGGCTCTAATGGTGGTAGTACGGCCTCTAAAATAGCAATATCAACTCTAAGAAAAGAAATATTGGACGGTAATGACTACAGCCTAAAAAAAATTTTCCACAAAGTATCTAGAAACATAAATGTTGAGGCTGAAAGGCAAATAGATAAGAAGGATATGGCGACGACACTAGTTGTTTGTAAAATCACCTCCAGCAAGGTTGAAATTGCAAATGTTGGTGACTCAAGAGCTTATGTGATTGAGGGTAATTCAGCAAATAAATTGACAATTGATCATACTAAAAAGCAAGAGTTAATTGATTCTGGTGTTTTTAAAAGTTCTGAGTTAAAGGGGCATCACTCAGAGAATGTACTAACTAACTCGTTGAGAGCAAATAAAGAATTTAAGCTTGATATTAAAACGTATGAGTCTATAAGTGGTTCCATTTTGCTTATGTCAGATGGTGTTTACCAAGCCTTTGATGGCACTAGGATCATTGGAAATCGAGGTGGAGACAACTTGTTGCAAGTTTGTAGTAATCTTAAACAAAGGATACTTAAAAATGGTCCTCAAGATGACTTCTCATTAGTTGCTGTGTGCTTTAAAAGCGGTTAACAAACCAATCAAGTCGGATTCGTAACAGTTGGCTCGTTCCGCTTCGCTGCACAGTTTAGCCAACTTTTACTCACCGCTTATTGCGGCGTTAGGTGCCCAGTCAGTATCGAGGAAAAATGAAAAACACAGCTGAGCTCTCCAAATGTAGAAAATATCGATATGCACTTTGGCGAACTTGGGACTCAGGTAAACCATTCGTGATGTTCATTGGACTTAATCCATCTACAGCCGATGAGACCAATGATGATCCAACTCTAAGACGTTGTATCAACTTCGCTAAGTCATGGGGTTATGGAGGTGTGTGTATGGCTAACTTGTTTGCATTTAGGGCGACAGAACCATCAGTTATGAAAGCCCAAGATGACCCTGTAGGTGTTGCAAATAATGATTGGCTTCTGCGTCTTGCGGACAATGCAGGGATCGTTATTGCTGCGTGGGGTAACGATGGTTCACATCAAAATAGATCAAAAGAAGTGGTCTCATTGCTACCAAATCTGCACTTTCTAAAACTCAACAAGTCTAGTGAACCAGCCCATCCACTTTACTTGTCCGCCAAACTAACCCCTCAGAAATGGGGCATTTAACAAGGCGATCAAAACGGATTCGTAAACGTTGGCTGAACTCGCTTCGCTCAAACATAGCCAACGTTCCCTCACCGCTTAAGCTGGCGTTAAACCGTACACCCAATAAAGGAAATCAACTCATGAGCATAGCCAAACAAAACGTTATCGTTATTTCGCTGTTTGCTTTACTGGTTACAGGTTGTTCACCAACGGCAGATGTTTCATCGAGTAGTAACATTGGTAATTACCAAGGCTCTGCAACTATTACTCAAGGCGCGGCAAAAACCGTTGAGTTATCCCTTTTTGAATGTGAGAGCGGCCGCAGTCGCGTTGCTGCTATTGGTGAGATAGCCGATTCTAACGGCAACCTTTGGACGGTTCCTGCCAGTAATCATTTTGCTACTGCCCCAAAAGCCGTCGATTTATATGAAGAGTGTGCAAACATCACGCCTCAAAGCCTTGCTGAGGTAGATGAAAGCTCAGTGCCTGTTGCGGTTATCGATGCTGATGGCGACGAGGTTACCGGTTATATTTTTGCAGATAACTACTTTGAGTTGTACATCAACGGCACGTTGGTCGCGGTAGACACGGTGCCATTTACACCGTTTAACTCGAGCATCGTCAGGTTTAAAGTTAACAAGCCCTATACGATTGCAGTAAAGGTTATCGACTGGGAAGAAAACCTAGGGTTAGGTACCGAAGATAACCGTGGCAAGGCTTTTCACCCTGGTGACGGCGGCTTTATAGCAAGCTTTAGCGATGGCACCGTTACCGGTGCAGACTGGCAAGCGCAAACGTTCTATACCGCCCCCATTTATGATCTCAGCTGTTTAACTGAAGTTGGCAGCCAGCGCCGCTCTGATGGTTGTACTACAGCTGGTTTAGATAACGGTGAGAGCGCCTACGCCGCCCATTGGCAAACCCCAGCTAATTGGATGGTTCAGGAGTTCGATGCAAGCGCTTGGCCTCGAGCAACGCTGTACTCTGAGGATGAAATTGGCGTGAATAACAAAAAGTCCTACATGAACTTCATTGAAAAATTCAGTGGTGCTGGAGCGAGCTTTATTTGGTCAACTAATGTTGTTCTTGATAATGAAGTTTTGCTGAGATACGAGGTTAAGTAAGCTGCTTTATTGTTTCTATCAATCTTTTGGATG
The genomic region above belongs to Ferrimonas lipolytica and contains:
- a CDS encoding serine/threonine-protein kinase, whose translation is MNTDYLGNGGFGVVDRVQLTNGQFVARKTLQLTGDQNQQNDLRRRFKREVEYQSGFNHPNIVRIINSDLDGHPPSFMMPLATCHLGNEGNVGLTFDFDTKVQAFLQVLDGLEVLHNQGHAHRDIKPGNILRFDNQDGSYQYAISDFGLISPSDRSSTTNITSTFGAIGTEVYMPRECYLNGFSVANAQSDIYSLGVLLLFLFKENNETLGVPYDERESSSAFGDIISKCTKREPENRYESIAQLRAAFIDVVRGI
- a CDS encoding PP2C family protein-serine/threonine phosphatase, encoding MEHPIELVEAVAFSHPKNSMKENEDAILPAVITKNAIFIALADGVGGSNGGSTASKIAISTLRKEILDGNDYSLKKIFHKVSRNINVEAERQIDKKDMATTLVVCKITSSKVEIANVGDSRAYVIEGNSANKLTIDHTKKQELIDSGVFKSSELKGHHSENVLTNSLRANKEFKLDIKTYESISGSILLMSDGVYQAFDGTRIIGNRGGDNLLQVCSNLKQRILKNGPQDDFSLVAVCFKSG
- a CDS encoding DUF1643 domain-containing protein, translated to MKNTAELSKCRKYRYALWRTWDSGKPFVMFIGLNPSTADETNDDPTLRRCINFAKSWGYGGVCMANLFAFRATEPSVMKAQDDPVGVANNDWLLRLADNAGIVIAAWGNDGSHQNRSKEVVSLLPNLHFLKLNKSSEPAHPLYLSAKLTPQKWGI